The Patescibacteria group bacterium genome includes a region encoding these proteins:
- the secG gene encoding preprotein translocase subunit SecG, translated as MQTYLDIAMIVLAVLLVTAILLQQRGSGLGGVFGGEGNAFQTRRGVERVLFIFTIVVAVLFFGIGVASLMIK; from the coding sequence ATGCAAACATATCTAGACATTGCTATGATCGTCCTGGCCGTACTCCTGGTAACGGCTATTCTGCTGCAACAGCGCGGCTCCGGTTTGGGCGGGGTTTTTGGTGGTGAGGGTAATGCTTTTCAAACCCGTCGCGGTGTTGAGCGAGTATTGTTTATTTTTACTATCGTTGTCGCCGTACTTTTTTTTGGTATCGGCGTCGCCAGTTTGATGATAAAATAG